From Polynucleobacter sp. MWH-P3-07-1:
GCTAATCCTCCAGCTGAAGTCAAGACTGGCGGTTAGCCCTAACCAAGAGATGAATAAAGCTGACAGTTGGTCAGCTTTATTTTTTTGCACCCTCCACCTTGGAATCGATGGCTGCTTGATAAGCCTCTTTTTTGGGCACTGAGAGAGTTTGAGCCAGAACTGCAGCAATTTCTTTGCTGCCCAAGTAAGGCTTGAGTGTATCAACCCAGAGGCTCAATAATTCATCTGAAACTAGATCTTTGCCGGCTTTGCGACCCGAAACCATAATGACAAATTCACCCTTTAGGCTAGATGCTTGTGCTAGCCACTGTGGAATATCGGCAGCCCTAACGAAACTAACTTGCTCAAATTTTTTGGTTAACTCTCGCCCAATCATGAGTTCACGTTCTGGCTCAAGAGTCTGCGAAATTCGTATTAAGGTTTCTTGAATATGATGGGGTGATTCGAAAAAGATGCTGGTTTGTAAGCTTTTTTGAATGAGCATTAGCAGGGCATCACGCTCTTTTGTTTTATTTGGCCAGAAGCCTAAAAATTGAAAGCGCCCTTCTGATGCGCTTAATACGGAACCCCCTACCGAAACTGCTGCAGCAACCGCACTGGCGCCAGGAATAGGAATTACTCTAAAGCCTGCTGTATGGACAGCTTGGACTAAGCGGGCGCCAGGATCGGATACCCCGGGCGTACCCGCATCCGAGATGTATGCCCATCTTTCATGATTGGCCAGATGTTGAATGACGGTTTGGGCACCACTCATCTCATTATGTTCATGCAGGGCTAAACATTTTTTATGAATGCCAAATTGTTGAAGCAGTGCAACACTATGACGGGTATCCTCACACGCAATTCCTTCAACTGTGTTTAGGACATGCAGGGCGCGCAAGGTAATGTCACCAAGATTGCCGATTGGGGTTGCAACCAGATACAGCGCCCCGGCTGGCAAATCTTGCTGCTTCAGAAAGTCAAAACGATCAAATTCCATAGATATTGTTTGCAAGTCAGTCTTATACAAGTAAGAGCATACGTGGGTTTTATATAGAGCCCCTTGAAACAGTGTTTCACTTCAAATTGGGTCATAATATTGTTATGGATCAAAAAACAATGGAACGCTTGCGTGCAAGAGCCTCCCAACACTTTTTAGACAGTATTGCAGTGAAGCAAGAGGCGGAGAAAATTCTGCCAACTGCAGTAGCTCAGGGTGTTATTGCCATGACAGACTGTTTGCGCAACGGCGGCAAAGTGATGGCTTGTGGCAATGGCGGATCGGCCGCTGATGCGCAACATTTTGCAGCAGAGTTAATCGGCCGTTTTGAGCGCGAGCGTCAAGAGCTTGCCGCAATTGCATTGACTACTGATAGCTCGATTCTGACGGCCGTTGGAAATGATTACAGCTACGACGAAGTCTTTAGCAAGCAAGTACGGGGGCTTGGTAAACCAGGCGATATCTTGCTTGGCATCTCTACCTCAGGCAACTCCAAGAATGTAGTGAAAGCCATCGAGGCTGCAAAAAAACTCGGCATGAAAGTGATTGCGCTAACTGGCAATGGCGGCGGAAAAATTGCCAGCCTGCTAGATAGTAATGATGTGCATCTTTGTGCGCCCTCCACTCGCACCGCTCGTATTCAAGAAACGCATTTAGTTTTATTACATAGCCTTTGCGATGGCGTTGACCATTTGATGTTTGATTAAACGATTTTCAAGAAAATAAAAATGCAGACTCAGTCTCTCAGTAAATTGATTGTCGTTGGAGTACTGCTTTCATTTTTATCGGGGTGCGGAGTTTTGGCTGTGGGTGGAGTTGCCGCAACCGCTTCAGTGATGGCTGATCGTCGAAGTCCTGGTGTTCAAGCAACCGACAAAGGATTGGAGTTAGAAGCAGATAGTGCACTTGCAAAACGTTTTGGAAACTCAGCCCATATCAATGTGAACTCTTTCAACCAGAAAGTATTGCTCACTGGCGAAGTGAAGAATGAAGAGATCAAGAATCAAGCTGCCGAGTACGTCAAGAGCCTGAAGAACGTTCGTTCAGTATTCAATCAATTAATCGTAGGGCCAAACAGTTCTTATGCTGCTCGCGCAAGCGATTCGTATTTAGACTCCAAAGTAAAGACCCAAATGATCTTTACAGATAAGTTGCCATCAAATTCAATGGACATCATTGTTGAGGGTGAAAACGTTTACTTGATGGGCATCCTCACTCAAAACGAGGCAGATCTAGCTAAAAAAGTAGCCAGCAATACGAACGGAGTTAAAGAAGTATTTGCATTCTTTGACATCATCTCAGACGCCGAGAAGGCTCGCTTAGAGAAGCTAGGTAAGGCAGAGGAAAGCCAACCTACAAGCCCTGTAAAGC
This genomic window contains:
- the rsmI gene encoding 16S rRNA (cytidine(1402)-2'-O)-methyltransferase; this encodes MEFDRFDFLKQQDLPAGALYLVATPIGNLGDITLRALHVLNTVEGIACEDTRHSVALLQQFGIHKKCLALHEHNEMSGAQTVIQHLANHERWAYISDAGTPGVSDPGARLVQAVHTAGFRVIPIPGASAVAAAVSVGGSVLSASEGRFQFLGFWPNKTKERDALLMLIQKSLQTSIFFESPHHIQETLIRISQTLEPERELMIGRELTKKFEQVSFVRAADIPQWLAQASSLKGEFVIMVSGRKAGKDLVSDELLSLWVDTLKPYLGSKEIAAVLAQTLSVPKKEAYQAAIDSKVEGAKK
- a CDS encoding phosphoheptose isomerase, yielding MDQKTMERLRARASQHFLDSIAVKQEAEKILPTAVAQGVIAMTDCLRNGGKVMACGNGGSAADAQHFAAELIGRFERERQELAAIALTTDSSILTAVGNDYSYDEVFSKQVRGLGKPGDILLGISTSGNSKNVVKAIEAAKKLGMKVIALTGNGGGKIASLLDSNDVHLCAPSTRTARIQETHLVLLHSLCDGVDHLMFD
- a CDS encoding BON domain-containing protein, whose amino-acid sequence is MQTQSLSKLIVVGVLLSFLSGCGVLAVGGVAATASVMADRRSPGVQATDKGLELEADSALAKRFGNSAHINVNSFNQKVLLTGEVKNEEIKNQAAEYVKSLKNVRSVFNQLIVGPNSSYAARASDSYLDSKVKTQMIFTDKLPSNSMDIIVEGENVYLMGILTQNEADLAKKVASNTNGVKEVFAFFDIISDAEKARLEKLGKAEESQPTSPVKPQ